A single window of Lepus europaeus isolate LE1 unplaced genomic scaffold, mLepTim1.pri SCAFFOLD_266, whole genome shotgun sequence DNA harbors:
- the APC2 gene encoding adenomatous polyposis coli protein 2 isoform X1, with protein sequence MSSSVASYEQLVRQVEALKAENSYLRQELRHNSSHLSKLETETSGMKEVLKQLQGKLEQEARVLLSSGQTEVLEQLKALQMDITSLYNLKFQPPALGPEPAAPRTPEGSPVHGPAPSKDSFGELGRATIRLLEELDRERCFLLNEIEKEEKEKLWYYSQLQGLSKRLDELPHVETQFSMQMDLIRQQLEFEAQHIRSLMEERFGTSDEMVQRAQIRASRLEQIDKQLLEAQDRVQQTEPQALLAVKSVPVDEEPEAEAPTHPDDGAPQPGNSKVEVVFWLLSMLATRDQEDTARTLLAMSSSPESCVAMRRSGCLPLLLQILHGAEAGAGASARASGPGTPGAKDARMRANAALHNIVFSQPDQGLARKEMRVLHVLEQIRAYCETCWDWLQARAGGGEPGPLPTAPVPIEPQICQATCAVMKLSFDEEYRRAMNELGGLQAVAELLQVDHEMHGVTRDPLNLALRRYAGMALTNLTFGDVANKATLCARRGCMEAIVAQLASESEELHQVVSSILRNLSWRADLSSKKTLREVGSVSALTQCALRACKESTLKSVLSALWNLSAHSTENKAAVCAVDGALGFLVSTLTYKCQGASLAIIESGGGILRNVSSLVATREDYRQVLRDHNCLQTLLQHLTSHSLTIVSNACGTLWNLSARSARDQELLWDLGAVGMLRNLVHSRHKMIAMGSAAALRNLLAHRPAKHQAAATAVSPGACVPSLYVRKQRALEAELDARHLAQALGHLEKQALPEAEAAAKKPLPPLRHLDGLARDYASDSGCFDDDDAPSLAAATAEPASPAVLSLFLGSPFLQGQALARTPPARRGLEPEKEASGEAAVAAKAKAKLALAVARIDRLVEDISALHTSSDDSFSLSSGDPGQEAPREGRAQSCSPCRGPEGGRPEAGGRAHPLLRLKAAHASLSNDSLNSGSTSDGYCPREHMRPCPLAALAEHREELPGGQPRPARLDLDLRGGQAEGPARDAASTDARVRTIKLSPTYQHVPLLEAAGRASAGAPGGPEAPPAARKQAWLVAEGLSQVPEKLGAGRPAAASRVLQRLVAQEGPLSLSRCSSLSSLSSAGRPGPSEAGDLDSDSSLEGLEEAGPGEAELDGAWRGPGAASLPVAIPAPRRGRGRGLGVEDATPSSSSENCVQETPLVLSRCSSVSSLGSFESPSIASSIPSDPCSGLGSGTVSPSELPDSPGQTMPPSRSKTPPAAPPGQPESSQFSLQWESYVKRFLDIADCRERCRLPSELDAGSVRFTVEKPDENFSCASSLSALALHEHYVQQDVELRLLPPTCPDHGAGQRRREEAAGRQEGPAPVGSRTRGATDQELELLRECLGAAVPARLRKVASALVPGRRALPVPVYMLVPAPDREDDSCADSAEGTPVNFSSAASLSDETLQGPPKEQPRGRLDRQEPPGLAAPSSQVSGHRLKAGGTGRSPEQARGTGRSRAGLELPLGRPPSAHSDRARGEGGRQSLCLTTPTEEAVYCFYDSDEAPSSAGPPPRRPSAIPRALKRGGKEARAPAKAAAPAQPPPRAQPRLIADETPPCYSLSSSASSLSEPEPCERPASRRGGPEPTVPQAPRRGGGGDSSPSPRSEEALLRRCIGSAMPRRRPLASGPRRRKARAAGQDERPAEAPRDCGEEAAGSDRASDLDSVEWRAIQEGANSIVTWLHQAAAAAPREASSESDSLLSLGSALSTGPSLQLSKRRSRRQPGAGAGAGEGSARRPEKRSLVSAKSGASPRTPGGPEKPRAAQKVAAGVPAVLRGRTVIYVPSPATRPQPKAVPGPRATPRKAAEPPSPAQPPAAGKAPAPGQQRSRSLHRPGKISELAALSHAPRSATPPARLAKTPSSSSSQTSPAAQPLPRKSPPATPAAGSLPGPTAPGVPKTPARALLAKQHKTQKSPVRIPFMQRPARRGPPPLARPAPEPSPRGREGAAGARGGRLGLVRVASARSSGSESSDRSGFRRQLTFIKESPGLLRRRRTELSPAAGSAASASTSQGASPRRGRPALPAVFLCSSRCDELRAAPRQQPTRPGSGPGPRAPRRTSSESPSRLPVRASPARPEAVKRYSSLPHISVARRPDGAAPGAPPAHAPQRRGSDGEARPLPRVVAPGTTWRRIRDEDVAHILRSTLPATALPLRGASPEEGPAGPPPRKTSDAVVQTEEVAQPKTNASTSPSLESREQPPAPTGAPAALLGSDVDGPAPTKGPAPAPFAHEGLGIAVGGFPASRHGSPSRAARVPPFNYVPSPMAAATATTDSAVEKAPAPAPTGLLE encoded by the exons ATGTCGAGCTCCGTGGCATCCTACGAGCAGCTGGTACGGCAGGTGGAGGCCCTGAAGGCCGAGAACAGCTACCTGCGGCAGGAGCtgcggcacaactccagccacctGTCCAAGCTGGAGACTGAGACGTCGGGCATGAAG GAGGTGCTGAAGCAGCTACAggggaagctggagcaggaggcGCGCGTGCTGCTGTCCTCGGGGCAGACCGAGGTCTTGGAGCAGCTGAAAG CCCTGCAGATGGACATCACCAGCCTGTACAACCTCAAGTTCCAGCCTCCCGCGCTGGGGCCCGAGCCCGCCGCGCCGCGCACCCCGGAGGGAAGCCCGGTGCACGGCCCCGCGCCCTCCAAGGACAGCTTTGGGGAGCTGGGCCGGGCCACCATCCGCCTCTTGGAGGAGCTGGACCGCGAACG GTGTTTCTTGCTGAATGAGattgagaaggaagagaaggagaaactgTGGTACTACTCGCAGCTGCAGGGCCTGTCCAAGCGCCTGGACGAGCTGCCGCACGTGGAGACG CAGTTCTCCATGCAGATGGACCTCATCCGCCAGCAGCTGGAGTTCGAGGCGCAGCACATCCGCTCGCTGATGGAGGAGCGCTTCGGCACCTCGGACGAGATGGTGCAGCGGGCACAG ATCCGTGCATCCCGCCTGGAGCAGATCGACAAGCAGCTGCTGGAGGCGCAGGACCGGGTGCAGCAGACGGAGCCCCAG GCGCTGCTGGCTGTGAAGTCGGTGCCCGTGGACGAGGAGCCCGAGGCGGAGGCTCCCACGCACCCCGACGACGGCGCCCCTCAGCCTGGCAACAGCAAG GTGGAGGTGGTCTTCTGGCTGCTGTCCATGCTGGCGACGCGGGACCAGGAGGACACGGCGCGCACGCTGCTGGCCATGTCCAGCTCGCCCGAGAGCTGCGTGGCGATGCGCCGCTCGGGCTGCTTGCCGCTGCTGCTGCAGATCCTCCACGGCGCCGAGGCGGGCGCGGGAGCGAGCGCACGCGCCAGCGGCCCGGGGACGCCGGGCGCCAAGGACGCCCGCATGCGCGCCAACGCGGCGCTGCACAACATCGTCTTCTCCCAGCCGGACCAGGGCCTGGCGCGCAAGGAGATGCGCGTGCTGCACGTGTTGGAGCAGATCCGCGCCTACTGCGAGACCTGCTGGGACTGGCTGCAGGCGCGCGCCGGCGGGGGTGAGC CGGGCCCCTTGCCCACAGCGCCAGTGCCCATCGAGCCGCAGATCTGCCAGGCCACCTGCGCCGTGATGAAGCTGTCCTTTGACGAGGAGTACCGCCGGGCCATGAACGAGCTGG GTGGGCTGCAGGCCGTGGCGGAGCTGTTGCAGGTGGACCATGAGATGCACGGGGTGACCCGGGACCCCCTGAACCTGGCCCTGCGGCGCTACGCAGGCATGGCCCTCACCAACCTCACCTTCGGAGATGTCGCCAACAAg GCCACGCTGTGCGCTCGCCGGGGCTGCATGGAGGCCATCGTGGCCCAGCTGGCCTCGGAGAGCGAGGAGCTGCACCAG GTGGTGTCCAGCATCCTGCGCAACCTGTCCTGGAGGGCGGACCTCAGCAGCAAGAAGACCCTGCGGGAAGTGGGCAGCGTGTCCGCGCTGACACAGTGCGCACTGCGGGCCTGCAAG GAGTCCACCCTCAAGAGCGTGCTGAGCGCCCTGTGGAACCTGTCGGCGCACAGCACGGAGAACAAGGCGGCCGTGTGCGCCGTGGACGGCGCCCTGGGCTTCCTGGTGAGCACGCTGACCTACAAGTGCCAGGGCGCCTCGCTGGCCATCATCGAGAGCGGCGGCGGCATCCTGCGCAACGTGTCCAGCCTGGTGGCCACGCGCGAGGACTACCG gcaGGTGCTCCGCGACCACAACTGCCTGCAGACGCTGCTGCAGCACCTGACCTCGCACAGCCTGACCATCGTGAGCAACGCGTGCGGCACGCTCTGGAACCTGTCGGCCCGCAGCGCGCGCGACCAGGAGCTGCTGTGGGACCTGGGCGCCGTGGGCATGCTGCGCAACCTGGTGCACTCCAGGCACAAGATGATCGCCATGGGCAGCGCCGCGGCCCTGCGCAACCTGCTGGCCCACAGGCCCGCCAAGCACCAGGCGGCCGCCACGGCCGTGTCCCCCGGCGCCTGCGTGCCCAGCCTCTACGTGCGCAAGCAGCGGGCGCTGGAGGCGGAGCTCGACGCCCGGCACCTGGCGCAGGCGCTCGGCCACCTGGAGAAGCAGGCCCTGCCTGAGGCCGAGGCCGCCGCCAAGAAGCCGCTGCCGCCCCTGCGGCACCTGGACGGGCTGGCGCGGGACTACGCCTCCGACTCGGGCTGCTTCGACGACGACGACGCGCCTTCCCTGGCCGCCGCCACCGCCGAGCCCGCCAGCCCGGCCgtgctctccctcttcctgggcAGCCCCTTCCTGCAGGGCCAGGCGCTGGCCCGCACCCCGCCAGCCCGCCGCGGCCTGGAGCCCGAGAAGGAGGCCAGCGGAGAGGCGGCCGTGgcggccaaggccaaggccaagctgGCACTGGCGGTGGCGCGGATCGACCGTCTGGTGGAGGACATCTCGGCCTTGCACACCTCGTCCGACgacagcttcagcctcagctctGGGGATCCCGGGCAGGAGGCACCGCGGGAGGGCCGGGCGCAGTCCTGCTCGCCCTGCCGTGGCCCTGAGGGCGGCCGGCCGGAGGCGGGAGGCCGGGCGCACCCCCTGCTCCGGCTCAAGGCGGCCCACGCCAGCCTCTCCAACGACAGCCTCAACAGCGGCAGCACCAGCGACGGCTACTGCCCGCGGGAGCACATGCGGCCCTGCCCGCTGGCCGCGCTGGCCGAGCACCGCGAGGAGCTCCCGGGCGGGCAGCCGCGGCCCGCTCGGCTCGACCTCGACCTGCGGGGCGGCCAGGCTGAGGGGCCTGCCCGGGACGCCGCCAGCACCGATGCCCGTGTGCGCACCATCAAGCTGTCGCCCACCTATCAGCACGTGCCGCTGCTGGAGGCTGCGGGCagggccagtgcaggggcccccgGCGGCCCCGAGGCACCCCCCGCCGCCCGGAAGCAGGCCTGGCTGGTGGCGGAGGGCCTGAGCCAGGTGCCCGAGAAGCTGGGGGCCGGGCGGCCAGCCGCAGCCAGCAGGGTGCTGCAGAGGCTGGTGGCGCAGGAGGGGCCCCTCTCGCTGTCCCGCTGTAGCTCGCTGTCCTCGCTGTCCTCAGCCGGACGCCCGGGCCCCAGCGAGGCCGGAGACCTGGACAGTGACTCCTCCCTCGAGGGCCTGGAGGAGGCCGGCCCCGGAGAGGCAGAGCTGGACGGGGCGTGGCGCGGGCCGGGCGCCGCCTCCCTGCCCGTGGCCATCCCGGCGCCCCGGCGGGGCCGTGGCCGGGGCCTGGGCGTGGAGGACGCCACACCGTCCAGCTCATCCGAGAACTGCGTGCAGGAGACGCCGCTGGTGCTGAGCCGCTGCAGCTCCGTGAGCTCCCTGGGCAGCTTCGAGAGCCCGTCCATCGCCAGCTCCATCCCCAGCGACCCCTGCAGTGGGCTGGGCAGCGGCACGGTGAGCCCCAGCGAGCTGCCCGACAGCCCCGGGCAGACCATGCCGCCCAGCCGCAGCAAGACGCCGCCGGCCGCGCCACCCGGCCAGCCGGAGAGCAGCCAGTTCAGCCTGCAGTGGGAGAGCTACGTGAAGCGCTTCCTGGACATCGCCGACTGCCGCGAGCGCTGCCGCCTGCCGTCCGAGCTGGACGCTGGCAGCGTGCGCTTCACTGTGGAGAAGCCGGACGAGAACTTCTCCTGCGCCTCCAGCCTCAGCGCGCTCGCCCTGCACGAGCACTACGTGCAGCAGGACGTGGAGCTGCGGCTGCTGCCGCCCACCTGCCCtgaccacggtgctggccagcgCCGGCGAGAAGAGGCCGCCGGAcgccaggaggggccggcgcccgtGGGCTCCCGCACCCGCGGGGCCAcggaccaggagctggagctgctgcgcGAGTGCCTGGGGGCGGCCGTGCCCGCGCGGCTCCGCAAGGTGGCCTCGGCGCTGGTGCCCGGCCGCCGGGCGCTGCCCGTCCCGGTCTACATGCTGGTGCCCGCCCCGGACCGGGAGGACGACTCGTGCGCCGACTCGGCCGAGGGCACGCCGGTCAACTTCTCCAGCGCCGCGTCCCTCAGCGACGAGACCCTGCAGGGGCCCCCCAAGGAGCAGCCCCGGGGCCGGCTGGACAGGCAGGAGCCCCCCGGCCTCGCGGCCCCCTCCAGCCAGGTCTCAGGGCACCGGCTCAAGGCCGGGGGCACCGGCCGAAGCCCGGAGCAGGcacggggcacaggcaggagccgGGCCGGGCTGGAGCTGCCCCTGGGCAGGCCCCCAAGTGCCCACTCGGACCGGGCtcggggggaaggggggaggcagTCCCTGTGCCTCACGACGCCCACCGAGGAGGCCGTGTACTGCTTCTACGACTCTGACGAGGCGCCCTCCTCGGCCGGGCCGCCCCCGCGGCGACCGTCGGCCATCCCGCGGGCCCTGAAGCGGGGCGGGAAGGAGGCCCGGGCCCCAGCCAAGGCAGCCGCTCCGGCCCAGCCGCCCCCgcgggcccagccccggctgatcGCCGACGAGACCCCACCTTGCTACTCCCTGAGCTCCTCGGCCAGCTCTCTCAGCGAGCCCGAGCCCTGTGAGCGGCCGGCCAGCCGCCGGGGAGGCCCGGAGCCCACAGTGCCCCAGGCCCCGCGCCGGGGAGGCGGGGGTGACAGCTCCCCCAGCCCGCGCTCCGAGGAGGCGCTCCTGCGCCGCTGCATCGGCTCGGCCATGCCcaggcgccggcccctggcctcTGGCCCCCGGCGCCGCAAGGCCCGGGCTGCCGGGCAGGACGAGCGGCCGGCGGAGGCGCCCCGGGACTGTGGCGAGGAGGCAGCCGGCTCAGACCGGGCCTCCGACCTGGACAGCGTTGAGTGGCGCGCCATCCAGGAGGGCGCCAACTCCATTGTCACGTGGCTGCACcaggcggccgcggcggccccCCGCGAGGCCTCCTCCGAGTCCGACTCGCTCCTGTCCCTGGGGTCTGCTCTGTCCacaggcccctccctgcagctctCCAAGCGCAGGAGCAGGCGCcagcccggggccggggctggggccggggagggcagtgcccGGCGGCCGGAGAAACGGAGCCTGGTCTCAGCCAAGAGCGGCGCGAGCCCCCGCACGCCTGGCGGCCCTGAGAAGCCACGCGCGGCTCAGAAGGTAGCGGCGGGGGTGCCGGCCGTTCTCCGGGGCCGGACAGTGATCTACGTGCCCAGCCCGGCCACCCGGCCCCAGCCCAAAGCTGTCCCTGGCCCCCGGGCCACACCGAGGAAGGCGGCGGAGCCCCCCAGCCCGGCACAGCCGCCAGCCGCGGGCAAGGCGCCGGCGCCCGGGCAGCAGCGCTCTCGGAGCCTGCACCGGCCGGGCAAGATCTCGGAGCTGGCGGCGCTGAGCCACGCCCCCAGGAGCGCCACGCCCCCTGCTCGTCTGGCCAAGACCCCATCTTCAAGCTCCTCCCAGACCTCGCCCGCCGCTCAGCCTCTGCCCAGGAAGTCGCCCCCGGCCACCCCAGCTGCAGGGTCTCTGCCCGGCCCGACAGCCCCCGGCGTGCCCAAGACGCCGGCGCGGGCCCTGCTGGCCAAGCAGCACAAGACCCAGAAGTCGCCCGTCCGGATCCCGTTCATGCAGAGGCCGGCCAGGCGCGGGCCGCCGCCGCTGGCCAGACCCGCCCCGGAGCCCAGCCCCAGAGGCCGCGAGGGGGCAGCGGGGGCGCGTGGGGGCCGACTGGGCCTGGTGCGTGTGGCCTCCGCCCGCTCCAGCGGCAGCGAGTCCTCGGACCGCTCGGGCTTCCGGCGCCAACTGACCTTCATCAAGGAGTCGCCCGGCTTGCTGCGCCGCCGGCGCACGGAGCTGTCCCCCGCCGCCGGCTCCGCCGCCTCCGCCTCCACCTCCCAGGGCGCGTCGCCCCGCCGCGGCCGGCCCGCGCTCCCCgccgtcttcctctgctcttCGCGCTGCGACGAGCTGAGGGCGGCGCCCCGGCAGCAGCCGACCAGGCCGGGGTCCGGCCCCGGCCCGCGCGCGCCCCGGCGCACCAGCTCCGAGAGCCCGTCGCGCCTGCCCGTGCGTGCGTCCCCCGCGCGGCCGGAGGCGGTCAAGCGCTACTCCTCCCTGCCCCACATCAGCGTGGCCCGCAGGCCCGACGGCGCGGCCCCGGGAGCGCCCCCGGCGCACGCCCCCCAGCGCCGCGGGAGCGATGGCGAGGCGCGGCCGCTGCCCAGGGTGGTCGCGCCAGGCACGACGTGGCGGCGCATCCGGGACGAGGACGTCGCGCACATCCTGCGCAGCACCCTGCCCGCCACGGCCCTGCCGCTCCGGGGCGCCTCGCCCGAGGAGGGCCCGGCCGGC